The region TAGTGGGCATGGACGAGATCTATGACCTGGACGTGGATATCTATTCTCCGTGCGCACTGGGAGGCACCATAAACAATGATACCCTGAACCGCTTGAAGTGCCAGGTAATTGCCGGCTCGGCCAACAACCAGCTGCGCGACGAGCAGGTGCACGGCCCTGCGCTGGTAGAGAAGGGCATCATCTATGCCCCGGACTTCCTGATCAACGCCGGTGGCCTGATCAACGTGTACTCTGAACTGATCGGCTACAACCGCGAGAGCGCTTATGCCCAGACGGAGCGTATCTACGGCTATACCCTGGATATATTTGAGCTTGCCGAGAAAGAAGGCATCCACAACCAGGCGGCTGCCATGGAGATGGCCAAAAAGCGGATCGCCAGCATCGGCAAGGTGCATTCCACTTACTAAGCATATCATTCTGTACCAATACTGTTAAAGTCAAAAGTGCTGCATTAACCTGTGGCACTTTTGCTTTACATCCTCATACTGCGGAACTATCACCTGCCATATCCGCTTTTATGTAGCAGGAAAAATGATTTACCGGGCCGCCGGCCCAAATTATACCTTACCAAAACACGCTCTTTAAAATAAGAATATGCTCAACCGCAGAACACTACGAATTAAGGCAATGCAGGCGATCTACGCCTATCAGCAAGCCGTAGGTTCAGATTATCTGCTGGCCTTAGACCAGATAAACGAGGACTTCGCCCCCGACCTGAACTCCATGGAGGTGCAGGACCGAAAGCTGCTCGAAGGCAGAAAGCAAATGGCCACGCTGATGTTCAAAGAATGGCACGAGAAGCAGGAGTTTGATGCCGAAGGCGCTGACAAAGATGTGGTTGATGCAGTGAACAGAGCGATCGTGTTCTACAAAAATGCCACCAAGAAAGACCTCAAGTACTACGGCAACCAGATGCTCAGTGCCGTGGAGCGCATTTATGACCATTACCTGGGCACCCTGCAGATACTGCAGGTGGTGGTGAGCCTGATAGAGGAGGAGGAAGAGAAAAAAGCCAACCGCTATACCGCTTCCGAAGGGCCCGATACCACGGCCTTCCTGCGCAATATAGTTGTGCAGCGCCTGCTGCAGAGCAAGTCGTACCAGGATAGCATCATCCGCCGCAACATCAGCTGGGGCTCCGATATCAGCGAAATCCGCGCCGTTTACAAGAACATCCTGAAGAAGGACGAAGTGTTCCTGAGCTACGTTAGCCAGCCCGACCATACCCTGGAAGAGGACGCCGAAGTGGTGAAACATATTTTCAAAAACATTATCTTTAAAGAAAAAAACTTACAATCTTTGTTTGAAGAGCAGGATTTGAACTGGGTGGAGAACAAGTCGATTGTCAGAAGCCTGGTAAACAAAACCGTTAAGATTTTCGCCGAGGAAGCCGGGGAGGAGCAGCAACTGCTGGACCTGTCGGCTAACTGGGAGGATGACAGAGCCTTCTTCGAGGATTTATACTTTCAGACGGTAGAGCAGGACGAGAAGTATGAGGCCATGATCGCGGCCAGCGTGAAGAACTGGGACGTGGAGCGCGTGGCCCTGCTCGACAAGATCATCCTGAAGATGGCCCTCAGCGAGATGTACATCTTCCGCAGCATACCGGTAAAGGTAACCATCAACGAGTACATCGAGATTTCGAAGTTGTACAGCACCCCCAAGAGTAAGCAGTTTATCAACGGTGTGCTGGATAAGATGGCACAGGAACTGACGGCCAAAGGCGATATCCGGAAATCTGGCCGGGGCCTGATAGACAACAAATAAGCCGGGCCTGGCAAAGGCGGCCTTTGCGGCGATTTCTCCGTAGTATGAGAAAAAGTTTGTACCCGAGATAATTTAGCACACAAAACCTATGAGTAAGAAGACAAGTGCAATGCTGGCTTTTGTTTCCGGCGCCGCTGTAGGAGCCGTGGCCGGTATACTTTTTGCCCCCGAGAAAGGGCGCGAAACAAGATACTGGCTGAGCTACCGCCTGGAGAAATACCGCGACACCCTTTCAGACCTGTTGGAGCAGCTCATCGCCAAAGGCGAGAACATGCCTACCACAGCTAAATCGGAAGGCCAGCGCGTGATACAGGATGCAAAGGAAAAAGCTGAGAAGCTGCTCGGCGACGTGGATTCACTCATCAATGAAATTAACAGCAGGAAAGAACTGTAAAAAATGAAGCAAGTAACCCTGATACCCGGCGACGGGATAGGTCCTGAGATCACAGAAGCTGTAAAAGCTATCTTCAGTGCTGCCAACGTTCCCGTAAGCTGGGAAGAGGAAAACGCTGGTCAGACGACCTTTGACGCGATGGGGGAGCTGATTCCGGCCACACTCATTGCTTCTCTGCAAAAGAACAGAGTTGCCCTGAAGGGGCCGATCACCACACCGGTGGGCAAAGGCTTTAAAAGTGTAAATGTGCAGCTGCGCCAGATGTTCGACCTGTACTCTAACGTAAGGCCGGCTAAAACAACTAAAGGCATCGAGACACGCTTTGATAACGTGAACTCTGTGCTGTTCCGCGAGAACACCGAAGGGCTGTACTCGGGACTGGAGATGTTCGACGAGCGCCTGCAGATTTCTGACTCTGTGGCCCGCCTGACGCGCGTGGGCTGCCGCAAGATTGTGCGCGCCGCCTTTGCCTACGCTGACAAGCATGGCTGCAAAAAGGTGACGGCTGTGCACAAGGCCAACATCCTGAAGAGCGCCGGTGCTCTGTTCCTGGACGAGTTTAACACCATCGCCAAAGATTATCCGCACATTCAGGCCGACGACAAGATCATCGACAACATGTGCATGCAGCTGGTGGCCAAGCCGGAGCAGTTCGACGTGATCGTGACCACTAACCTGTTCGGCGATATCCTCTCTGACCTGTGCGCAGGCCTGGTAGGTGGGCTGGGCGTGGTGGCCGGTGCCAACATCGGCGACGAGATGGCCATCTTTGAGGCCGTGCACGGCTCCGCGCCGGATATTGCCGGTAAAGGCATCGCCAACCCGACAGCACTGCTG is a window of Pontibacter kalidii DNA encoding:
- a CDS encoding YtxH domain-containing protein; the protein is MSKKTSAMLAFVSGAAVGAVAGILFAPEKGRETRYWLSYRLEKYRDTLSDLLEQLIAKGENMPTTAKSEGQRVIQDAKEKAEKLLGDVDSLINEINSRKEL
- a CDS encoding isocitrate/isopropylmalate dehydrogenase family protein; translation: MKQVTLIPGDGIGPEITEAVKAIFSAANVPVSWEEENAGQTTFDAMGELIPATLIASLQKNRVALKGPITTPVGKGFKSVNVQLRQMFDLYSNVRPAKTTKGIETRFDNVNSVLFRENTEGLYSGLEMFDERLQISDSVARLTRVGCRKIVRAAFAYADKHGCKKVTAVHKANILKSAGALFLDEFNTIAKDYPHIQADDKIIDNMCMQLVAKPEQFDVIVTTNLFGDILSDLCAGLVGGLGVVAGANIGDEMAIFEAVHGSAPDIAGKGIANPTALLRSAIMMLHHIDLKDEANRIEAALEATLANKEECTGDLGGKANTMQFAQNIISKL
- the nusB gene encoding transcription antitermination factor NusB; this translates as MLNRRTLRIKAMQAIYAYQQAVGSDYLLALDQINEDFAPDLNSMEVQDRKLLEGRKQMATLMFKEWHEKQEFDAEGADKDVVDAVNRAIVFYKNATKKDLKYYGNQMLSAVERIYDHYLGTLQILQVVVSLIEEEEEKKANRYTASEGPDTTAFLRNIVVQRLLQSKSYQDSIIRRNISWGSDISEIRAVYKNILKKDEVFLSYVSQPDHTLEEDAEVVKHIFKNIIFKEKNLQSLFEEQDLNWVENKSIVRSLVNKTVKIFAEEAGEEQQLLDLSANWEDDRAFFEDLYFQTVEQDEKYEAMIAASVKNWDVERVALLDKIILKMALSEMYIFRSIPVKVTINEYIEISKLYSTPKSKQFINGVLDKMAQELTAKGDIRKSGRGLIDNK